In Lusitaniella coriacea LEGE 07157, one genomic interval encodes:
- a CDS encoding DUF4112 domain-containing protein: protein MNQPSKQREKIMAELRSISHLFDEALPIPGTPYRIGIDPLLGLLPAVGDYLGAIVSGYIVVQAARMGASKQTLSRMVGNIIWDAFVGTVPLFGDVVDVAWKANTKNIKLLEKHLSEPHRVQKTDWWFLGFLLGGLALVIFIISAIGFWILRAFFHSFN from the coding sequence ATGAATCAACCCTCAAAACAACGAGAAAAAATAATGGCGGAATTGCGCTCAATCAGCCATTTGTTTGACGAAGCACTTCCCATTCCAGGAACGCCCTATCGCATTGGAATCGATCCCCTTCTCGGACTCCTACCCGCCGTTGGAGATTATCTCGGCGCGATTGTATCGGGGTATATCGTCGTGCAAGCGGCGCGGATGGGAGCATCGAAACAGACTCTCTCGCGCATGGTGGGAAACATCATTTGGGATGCGTTTGTGGGAACGGTTCCTCTCTTTGGCGATGTGGTGGATGTGGCTTGGAAAGCGAACACTAAAAATATAAAGTTATTGGAGAAGCATTTGAGCGAACCGCACCGCGTGCAGAAAACAGACTGGTGGTTTCTTGGATTTTTGTTAGGGGGATTGGCGCTAGTTATTTTTATTATTTCAGCAATTGGGTTTTGGATTTTGCGAGCCTTTTTCCACTCTTTTAACTAG
- a CDS encoding DUF3593 domain-containing protein has translation MNKDTLFALSLFPYLGFLWFLTRSGKAPRLALIGFYVLLLFVAITIPAGIYAKVTYGKALANVDWLHGSAEFFLTLSNILVVLGFRQATLERQQEK, from the coding sequence ATGAATAAAGATACTCTATTCGCCCTCTCCCTCTTTCCCTACCTCGGCTTTTTGTGGTTTCTCACCCGTTCCGGAAAAGCGCCCCGCTTGGCATTAATTGGTTTTTACGTTTTGCTCCTCTTCGTTGCCATCACGATTCCTGCCGGAATTTATGCCAAAGTCACCTACGGCAAAGCCTTAGCCAATGTGGATTGGTTGCACGGAAGTGCAGAATTTTTCCTAACCCTCTCCAATATTTTGGTCGTTTTAGGATTTCGACAAGCAACTCTCGAACGCCAACAGGAAAAGTAG
- a CDS encoding DUF2499 domain-containing protein produces MHALSIPTWIIHVSSVIEWIAAIWFIGRYGEVTRDRAWWGLSFAMLPALVSAMCACTWHFFDNAESLEWLVTLQAAMTVLGNCTLCLAAWWIWRSSQQTAIDDQ; encoded by the coding sequence ATGCACGCTCTTTCCATCCCAACCTGGATAATTCATGTTTCTAGCGTCATTGAATGGATTGCCGCCATCTGGTTTATTGGGCGGTATGGTGAGGTGACGCGCGATCGCGCTTGGTGGGGACTCTCCTTCGCCATGTTACCCGCTCTCGTCAGCGCTATGTGTGCCTGTACCTGGCACTTTTTTGATAATGCAGAATCCCTAGAATGGCTCGTTACCCTGCAAGCGGCAATGACCGTTCTTGGCAATTGTACCCTTTGCCTTGCAGCTTGGTGGATTTGGCGTTCTTCTCAGCAAACCGCGATCGATGACCAATGA
- a CDS encoding 16S rRNA (cytosine(967)-C(5))-methyltransferase, whose product MSDSRQLAFVALRQIYQRGAYTDVALDRVLHDGDLDLADRGLLSELVYGVVRRARSLDALIDQLGKKKARQQPPDLRAILHLGLYQLRYLDRVPDSAAVNTSVELAKNNELKRLAGVVNGILRQYSRLAEEGDPLVLPENAIARLSILHSYPDWIVQLWVEQFGTEEAERLCEWFNRSPSLDLRVNPLNATLEDVERALNEENNSRFDLTCVLPLPQALRLRGKTGAIAQLPGFKQGWWTVQDSSAQLVVHLLDPQPGEVIIDACAAPGGKTTHIAELMRDRGTIWARDRAEKRLRKVRANAQRLQLQSIQLSPGDSCDCPPFHQTADRVLVDAPCSGLGTLHRHPDIRWRQTPEKLDELTTLQNQLLSQTALWVKPGGILVYATCTLNPAENETLIQSFLDTHADWTIEFPSANSIATPFASPDGWIKVLPTQHHMDGFFMVKLKKSL is encoded by the coding sequence ATGTCCGATTCTCGCCAGCTTGCTTTTGTTGCGCTACGTCAAATCTACCAGCGTGGTGCTTATACAGATGTTGCCCTCGATCGCGTTTTGCACGATGGGGATCTCGATCTTGCCGATCGCGGGTTACTCTCAGAATTAGTGTATGGGGTGGTGCGCAGGGCGCGATCGCTCGATGCCCTCATCGACCAATTGGGAAAGAAAAAGGCACGCCAGCAACCCCCAGATTTACGTGCGATCCTGCACTTGGGATTGTATCAATTACGCTACCTCGATCGCGTTCCCGATTCTGCTGCGGTCAATACCAGCGTGGAACTCGCAAAAAACAATGAATTGAAGCGCCTTGCAGGGGTGGTGAATGGCATACTGCGACAATACAGCCGTTTGGCAGAAGAAGGCGATCCTTTAGTGCTTCCCGAAAACGCGATCGCGCGCCTCAGCATTTTACACAGTTACCCAGATTGGATCGTTCAATTATGGGTCGAACAGTTTGGCACTGAAGAAGCCGAACGCCTTTGTGAGTGGTTCAATCGTTCCCCTTCCCTAGACCTGCGCGTTAATCCCCTGAATGCCACTCTAGAGGACGTAGAAAGAGCGTTGAACGAAGAGAATAACTCCCGCTTCGATCTGACCTGCGTTCTCCCCTTACCCCAAGCGCTGCGCCTGAGAGGGAAAACCGGAGCAATTGCCCAATTACCGGGATTTAAACAGGGTTGGTGGACAGTGCAAGATAGCAGCGCGCAGTTAGTCGTGCATCTCCTCGATCCTCAACCGGGAGAGGTGATTATTGATGCCTGTGCCGCACCAGGAGGGAAAACCACGCATATTGCAGAATTGATGCGCGATCGCGGAACGATTTGGGCGCGCGATCGCGCCGAAAAACGACTTCGCAAAGTTCGAGCCAACGCTCAACGCCTGCAACTCCAATCCATTCAACTCTCCCCAGGAGATAGTTGCGACTGTCCCCCCTTTCACCAAACCGCAGATCGCGTCCTCGTCGATGCTCCCTGTTCGGGATTGGGGACGCTACACCGCCACCCAGACATTCGTTGGCGACAAACCCCAGAAAAACTAGACGAACTCACCACCCTACAAAACCAACTCTTATCGCAAACTGCCCTCTGGGTCAAACCCGGAGGCATTCTTGTCTACGCCACCTGCACCCTCAATCCCGCCGAAAATGAAACCCTCATCCAATCCTTCCTCGATACCCACGCCGATTGGACAATTGAATTCCCCTCAGCCAACTCAATTGCAACCCCTTTCGCCTCCCCCGACGGTTGGATTAAAGTTTTACCAACACAGCACCACATGGACGGGTTCTTCATGGTGAAATTAAAGAAGAGCCTTTAA
- a CDS encoding tellurite resistance TerB family protein, whose translation MDSKTKTKKIFRILMGAAWIDGIIQVEEREYLRRMATEQGIADDPEIQSLLSEIKQVSAEECYRWLEEYLGNDRTEADYQELLESLSALIYSDGEVDTQEAKLLAKVQLLDPTQDTPTSAFDKMLRTIQKLYRKGLENVK comes from the coding sequence ATGGACAGTAAAACCAAAACAAAAAAAATATTCAGAATTCTCATGGGTGCAGCGTGGATTGACGGCATTATTCAAGTTGAAGAACGGGAATATTTGCGTCGAATGGCAACCGAACAAGGGATTGCTGACGATCCCGAAATACAATCTCTTCTCTCAGAAATCAAACAAGTGAGCGCAGAAGAATGTTATCGCTGGTTGGAAGAATACCTTGGCAACGATCGCACTGAAGCCGATTATCAAGAATTGCTCGAGTCCCTCAGCGCCTTAATTTATAGCGATGGGGAAGTGGATACTCAAGAAGCGAAATTATTGGCAAAGGTGCAACTCCTTGATCCCACTCAGGATACGCCCACATCTGCTTTTGATAAGATGCTCAGAACGATCCAAAAGCTATATCGCAAGGGTCTAGAAAATGTGAAATGA
- the sat gene encoding sulfate adenylyltransferase, whose amino-acid sequence MSAKLDVNAAHGGHLINRIASEDERQEFLAQAERLPRVQLDERATSDLVMIAIGGFSPLNGFMEQADYENVVTDMRLVNGLPWSIPVTLSVSEEIADPLKEGSWVRLDDPTGRFVGVLELTQKYRYNKAHEATHVYRTNETKHPGVKVVYDQGPINLAGPVWLLERDGHPLFPKYQIDPVESRRMFQEKGWKTVVGFQTRNPIHRAHEYIQKCALETVDGLFLHPLVGATKSDDIPADVRMRCYEIMMEHYFPQDRVILAINPSAMRYAGPREAIFHAIVRKNYGCTHFIVGRDHAGVGDYYGTYDAQHIFDEFEPGELGILPMKFEHAFYCTRTEQMATTKTSPSKPEERVHLSGTKVREMLRRGELPPPQFSRPEVAAELAKAMQG is encoded by the coding sequence ATGAGTGCAAAATTAGATGTAAATGCGGCACACGGCGGTCACTTAATCAATCGGATTGCCAGCGAGGACGAACGACAAGAATTTTTGGCACAAGCAGAGCGTTTGCCTCGCGTTCAACTCGACGAACGAGCTACATCTGACTTGGTAATGATTGCTATTGGGGGATTTAGTCCCTTGAATGGCTTTATGGAACAAGCAGACTACGAAAACGTAGTGACAGATATGCGTTTGGTCAACGGTCTTCCTTGGTCGATTCCGGTTACGCTTTCGGTCAGCGAAGAGATTGCAGACCCCCTCAAGGAAGGGAGCTGGGTGCGTCTAGACGACCCGACAGGGCGATTTGTGGGGGTACTGGAGTTAACGCAGAAGTATCGCTACAACAAGGCTCACGAGGCAACCCACGTCTATCGGACGAATGAAACCAAACATCCCGGCGTTAAGGTTGTCTACGACCAGGGTCCGATTAATTTGGCGGGGCCGGTTTGGTTGTTAGAACGGGACGGACATCCGTTGTTTCCTAAATATCAAATCGATCCTGTTGAGTCGCGGCGAATGTTTCAGGAGAAGGGATGGAAAACCGTTGTTGGGTTCCAAACGCGCAACCCGATTCACCGCGCTCACGAGTATATTCAAAAATGTGCCTTGGAAACGGTGGATGGTTTATTTTTACATCCTTTGGTGGGAGCAACCAAAAGCGATGATATTCCGGCTGACGTGCGGATGCGCTGTTACGAGATTATGATGGAACATTATTTCCCGCAAGATCGGGTAATTTTGGCGATTAATCCATCGGCGATGCGCTATGCGGGACCGAGGGAAGCAATTTTCCACGCGATCGTGCGTAAGAATTATGGGTGTACTCATTTTATTGTGGGGCGCGATCACGCTGGTGTTGGGGACTATTATGGAACCTACGATGCCCAACATATCTTTGATGAGTTTGAACCGGGAGAGTTGGGGATCTTGCCGATGAAGTTTGAACACGCTTTCTATTGCACGCGCACAGAACAAATGGCAACGACAAAAACCAGTCCCAGCAAGCCGGAGGAACGAGTTCATCTTTCGGGGACGAAGGTGCGAGAGATGTTACGACGCGGGGAGTTGCCGCCGCCGCAGTTTTCTCGACCGGAGGTTGCAGCAGAATTAGCGAAAGCAATGCAGGGTTAA
- a CDS encoding cobyrinic acid a,c-diamide synthase encodes MAIQLDLMPWNLEESQVEKMLDKLPPEARQWAESLHWKQRRYLLSLCYLLCASSPDVQGQFLDEYTADGLLAKIVQDYDTQAKVKYFLNSFHIKAELSPDLLRSYIKQFYIHSAQDVRRQPEKYLESALRLVISPEKKNYILNYILGFEFIKMMFKMSWLQHERLYSLQSNQEDFYNTYIKPIQHAHKINGIINPKDRDLFFAKRSYFVQKPQIGEKRLNELAMLTFTTETISHLGFSIVRNIQHIPFDYDYIFQAEQERTFI; translated from the coding sequence ATGGCTATACAGCTCGATTTAATGCCTTGGAATCTAGAGGAAAGTCAAGTCGAGAAGATGCTAGATAAATTACCACCAGAGGCTAGACAATGGGCAGAGAGTTTACATTGGAAACAACGTCGCTATCTCCTGTCCTTGTGCTACCTTCTGTGTGCATCCTCTCCGGACGTTCAGGGGCAATTCCTAGATGAGTACACGGCAGATGGATTGCTGGCAAAAATCGTTCAAGACTATGATACTCAAGCCAAGGTCAAGTATTTCCTAAACAGTTTTCACATTAAAGCCGAACTCTCTCCAGATCTCTTAAGAAGCTACATTAAACAATTTTATATTCACTCCGCTCAAGATGTGAGAAGACAGCCAGAAAAGTATCTCGAATCTGCATTGCGATTGGTGATTAGCCCAGAGAAGAAAAATTATATTCTGAATTACATTTTAGGTTTTGAATTTATCAAAATGATGTTCAAGATGAGTTGGCTGCAACACGAACGTCTTTATTCTCTCCAGAGCAATCAAGAAGATTTTTATAATACTTATATTAAGCCAATTCAGCACGCCCATAAAATCAATGGCATCATCAATCCCAAAGATAGAGATTTGTTTTTTGCCAAACGAAGCTATTTCGTACAAAAGCCGCAGATTGGTGAAAAGCGATTGAATGAATTGGCAATGTTGACCTTTACCACTGAAACAATCAGTCATTTGGGATTTTCAATTGTGCGTAATATTCAACATATTCCTTTCGACTACGATTATATTTTTCAAGCGGAACAAGAACGAACTTTTATTTAA
- a CDS encoding uracil-DNA glycosylase family protein, which yields MEKLESRDRVATGTPIPNTTSLPVLVTSAPNNAPLTPNGTLQRYPRNWEASQEELATTDWKPILKYPLPPQPSEQWVYCIDVEETANFITPAGVVHNCRPPGNRTPTPQEIAACKPYLLEQIRLVDPKIILLTGATALRGLTGEKRGITKVRGQWIEWEGKLCMAIFHPAYLLRNPSREKGKPKWLMWQDIQTVRNKLDEFRSKNL from the coding sequence GTGGAAAAATTAGAGTCGCGCGATCGCGTGGCAACTGGAACGCCAATCCCCAATACTACAAGTTTACCGGTTCTCGTCACCTCCGCCCCCAATAATGCACCCCTAACCCCAAACGGAACATTACAGCGTTATCCCCGGAATTGGGAAGCTTCTCAAGAAGAACTCGCTACCACAGACTGGAAACCCATTCTCAAATATCCCCTTCCCCCTCAACCCTCCGAACAATGGGTCTATTGCATTGATGTCGAAGAAACCGCCAACTTCATAACCCCCGCAGGAGTCGTCCACAATTGCCGTCCTCCCGGAAACCGCACGCCAACCCCTCAAGAAATCGCCGCCTGCAAGCCCTATCTCCTCGAACAAATTCGCCTTGTTGACCCCAAAATCATCCTTCTCACCGGTGCAACCGCCTTGCGAGGCTTGACCGGAGAAAAACGAGGAATAACCAAAGTACGCGGTCAATGGATAGAATGGGAGGGGAAACTTTGCATGGCTATTTTTCACCCAGCTTATCTTCTGCGCAACCCTTCGCGGGAAAAAGGCAAACCCAAATGGTTGATGTGGCAAGATATTCAAACTGTTCGCAATAAGTTGGACGAATTTCGTTCCAAAAATTTGTAA
- a CDS encoding cytochrome c oxidase subunit 3, which produces MQSSTIDESQTVLNYSHDADSASGHHEHPDLRMFGVAVFLVAESMIFLGLFAAFLIYKAMIPEFPPEGTELELLLPGINTIILISSSFVMHKGQSLLKNGDDVKGLQIWFGLTALMGAIFLGGQVYEYTHLPFTLATNLFASCFYVLTGFHGLHVTFGLLLILAVLWRSRKTGHYSSEKHFGVEAAELYWHFVDVVWIILFGLVYLL; this is translated from the coding sequence ATGCAAAGCTCAACAATAGACGAATCTCAAACTGTTCTTAACTATTCTCACGATGCGGACTCCGCCTCCGGTCATCACGAACATCCCGACTTGCGAATGTTCGGCGTTGCGGTGTTCCTGGTTGCAGAGAGCATGATTTTCCTCGGCTTATTTGCAGCCTTTTTAATCTACAAAGCAATGATTCCGGAATTTCCCCCTGAAGGAACAGAGTTAGAACTGCTGCTTCCCGGTATCAATACGATCATCCTGATTTCCAGTAGCTTCGTCATGCACAAAGGGCAAAGCTTGCTCAAAAACGGCGATGATGTGAAAGGATTACAAATTTGGTTTGGTTTGACCGCATTAATGGGGGCAATTTTCCTCGGCGGACAAGTGTATGAATATACACACCTCCCCTTTACGCTGGCGACCAATTTATTTGCCAGTTGCTTTTATGTCCTCACGGGATTCCACGGTTTACACGTCACCTTTGGACTGTTGCTCATCCTCGCAGTATTGTGGAGATCGCGCAAGACAGGTCACTACAGCAGCGAAAAACACTTCGGCGTAGAAGCAGCAGAATTGTACTGGCACTTTGTGGATGTCGTTTGGATTATCCTCTTTGGATTGGTCTATTTACTGTAG